One Eptesicus fuscus isolate TK198812 chromosome 11, DD_ASM_mEF_20220401, whole genome shotgun sequence genomic region harbors:
- the MRPL44 gene encoding 39S ribosomal protein L44, mitochondrial: MASGLGRLLLQGPRCLLAPVAPALAPPVRGLKTFRAAVRFQKELERRRLLRNPPPPVRRSEKPNWDYHAEIQAFGHRLQETFSLDLLKTAFVNSCYIKSEEAKRQKLGVEKEAVLLNIKDNQELFEQGSSFSKACLTQFLENEFPDLPIEGIQSLVDFLTGEEVVCHVARNLAVEQLTLSAEFPVPPTVLLQTFFAVIGALLQSSGPGRTALFIRDFLITQLTGKELFEIWKVVNPMGLLVEELKKRNISAPEPRLTRQSGSTTAVPLYFVGLYCDKKLLAEGPGETVLVAEEEAARVALRKLYGFTENRRPWDYSKPKRNFRAVKTITAI; encoded by the exons ATGGCTTCCGGGCTGGGAAGGCTGCTGCTGCAGGGGCCTCGCTGCCTCCTGGCCCCGGTCGCCCCCGCTCTCGCCCCGCCGGTTCGGGGATTGAAGACCTTCCGTGCCGCCGTCCGCTTCCAAAAGGAGCTGGAGCGGCGGCGCCTGCTCCGGAACCCGCCGCCGCCCGTGCGCCG TTCAGAGAAGCCCAACTGGGATTACCATGCTGAAATACAGGCATTTGGACATCGGTTACAGGAAACCTTTTCCTTAGATCTTCTCAAAACTGCATTTGTTAATAGCTGCTATATTAAAAGTGAGGAGGCCAAACGCCAAAAACTTGGAGTAGAGAAAGAAGCTGTTCTTCTGAATATTAAAGATAATCAAGAACTATTTGAACAGGGGTCATCTTTTTCAAAAGCTTGCCTCACACAGTTTCTTGAGAACGAATTCCCAGACTTGCCCATTGAAGGCATTCAGAGTCTTGTTGACTTTCTCACTGGTGAGGAAGTCGTGTGTCATGTGGCTAGAAACTTGGCTGTGGAGCAGTTAACGCTGAGTGCAGAATTTCCAGTGCCCCCGACTGTATTACTGCAGACTTTCTTTGCCGTAATTGGAGCCCTGCTACAGAGCAGCGGACCTGGGAGGACTGCACTTTTCATCAGG GACTTCTTAATTACTCAACTGACTGGGAAAGAACTCTTTGAGATTTGGAAGGTCGTCAATCCCATGGGGCTACTGGTGGAAGAATTGAAGAAAAGGAATATTTCAGCTCCTGAACCGAGACTTACCAGGCAGTCTGGAAGCACCACAGCTGTGCCTCTGTATTTTGTTGGCTTATACTG TGATAAAAAGTTGCTTGCAGAAGGACCTGGGGAGACAGTCCTGGTTGCAGAAGAAGAAGCTGCTAGAGTGGCACTGAGGAAACTCTACGGATTCACTGAGAACAGACGGCCTTGGGACTATTCCAAACCCAAAAGGAATTTCAGAGCAGTAAAGACCATCACTGCCATCTAG